Proteins from one Salvelinus sp. IW2-2015 linkage group LG32, ASM291031v2, whole genome shotgun sequence genomic window:
- the nr2f6a gene encoding nuclear receptor subfamily 2 group F member 6a isoform X3, translating to MAMVSGGWGDPNGGTNGLGEKGYLRGEEEDGSPQAGGSDMEAGDEDKACVVDCVVCGDKSSGKHYGVFTCEGCKSFFKRSIRRNLNYTCRSNRECQIDQHHRNQCQYCRLEKCFRVGMRKEAVQRGRIPPSHSSLSPTGTPVGGGSGVGGADFYNNNGGQPVSELISQLLRAEPYPSSRYGHQYNQQGQATGAGGAVMGIDNICELAARLLFSTIEWARNIPYFPELPVSEQVALLRLSWSELFILNAAQSALPLHMAPLLAAAGFHSSPMSAERVVSFMDQVRVFQNQVEKLSRLQVDSAEYSCLKAIVLFSPDSHKVSDSRMGKCLQERNRSRHRCC from the exons ATGGCCATGGTAAGTGGGGGCTGGGGAGATCCCAACGGGGGCACCAACGGGCTGGGGGAGAAGGGCTatctgaggggagaggaggaggacggtTCGCCCCAGGCAGGGGGCAGTGACATGGAGGCTGGGGACGAGGACAAGGCATGTGTGgtggactgtgtggtgtgtggggacaAGTCCAGTGGGAAGCACTACGGTGTGTTCACCTGTGAGGGCTGCAAGAGCTTCTTCAAGAGAAGCATCCGTCGCAACCTCAACTATACCTGCAG GTCGAATCGAGAGTGCCAGATCGACCAACATCATCGTAACCAGTGCCAGTACTGTCGCCTGGAGAAGTGCTTTCGTGTAGGAATGCGCAAAGAAG CAGTTCAGCGCGGACGTATCCCCCCCTCACACTCCAGCCTCAGCCCCACGGGCACCCCAGTAGGTGGTGGTAGTGGCGTAGGAGGGGCCGATTTCTACAACAACAATGGTGGGCAGCCCGTGTCAGAGCTAATCTCCCAGCTGCTGCGTGCCGAGCCCTACCCCAGCAGCCGCTACGGCCACCAGTACAACCAACAAGGACAGGCCACCGGCGCGGGCGGGGCTGTCATGGGCATCGACAACATCTGCGAGCTGGCAGCTAGGCTGCTCTTCAGCACCATTGAGTGGGCCAGGAACATCCCCTACTTCCCAGAGCTGCCTGTGTCAGAGCAGGTAGCTCTCCTCAGGTTGAGCTGGAGCGAGTTGTTCATCCTGAACGCAGCCCAGTCCGCCCTGCCCCTCCACATGGCCCCACTGCTGGCCGCTGCGGGTTTCCACTCCTCACCCATGTCGGCCGAGCGGGTGGTGTCCTTCATGGACCAGGTGAGGGTGTTCCAGAACCAGGTGGAAAAGCTGAGTCGGCTCCAGGTGGACTCTGCCGAGTACAGCTGCCTTAAGGCCATCGTCCTCTTCTCGCCAG